In the genome of Caenorhabditis elegans chromosome IV, the window TGAATTCTTCTTCTCCCCTTCCTTCGActcttccttcttttcctcCTTCCTTTCctcttccttcttctcctctttAGCTTCCTCCTTCTTTGTGGCGTCCTTCTTTTCCTCCTCCTTTTTCTCTGGAACTTTCTCCTTTGGttcctcttttttctccaCTACAGGCTCTGCTGGATGCATGTTGGCTGTAGTAGAACCCATTGTGGTGGTTTTGATAGCCGACATTGCTTTTGTCTTGTCCTCCTTCTTTTTGTTCTTTGCGCCCTTCTTGCCACAGAGATGGGcagtaactgaaaaattgaattgtaaaGCTCCGTTCGActgttgtaatttttcagcgaaaaaatccTGATTTCAAATTCACGCAAAATATTACTATTAGCGACTTTTTAAAGCAGATATATTTGCACacagcttttttaaaaattatccaaCTCACCGACGAGAGTAAAAACCAATACCAATAGTTGGGCCAAGCCATGAATCTCTGCTAAGGAACTCATCGTACGTTAGAAAAGAATCGAGAAATGAATTGATCTCGACGATCTTTCGTTGTATGAATCTCGTTATGAgagagtttttgatttttttttcattttaaatggGAAGTCAGATTTCACGTGGTGATAAGCATGacaaagtttatttttgaaattaattttggtgataattttttttaagttaaaaaaaggaaaagttttttttttattcgtcTTCCCTATAATGAATATTTCTGTCAAGCCTATAGGCTTGACAAAAATGTTCTGTtgaaaaacctgaatttttgTACCAAAATAATGAAAACCAGTACGTGCATTTTAacaatatacaaaaatttaaaactccaTCGGTAATAATCAAGTtatgaattttgttttgtacAATGTTTCTTACAATTTCCTTCCGTGGTCATTTTGATCttcattttgacattttgacattttgacaACAATAAACTcaaaatgctggaaaaattgTAGAGATCTAGTACCAACCATTCTTggttatttttctcattattttattAGAGTAAATATGTTTCAAGCCTTGCCGATGTGTCGGCCGTGAGTTTTCCAATTGCCATATTCTTCATGAAAAACTGACGTCATATAGCTTCTCCCACTCAAATATTGACAGTTCGAACGTACATTCAATTCATAAATGTATCACATCTTTCTATCAtatattttcttcatattCCATTCAATATTTTCCCATTCGAATTGGTTTTGTCATTTGCCCTGGCAGTTATGGGGGCGTCAAGCAAcggaaaatataaactttttttccattttcatgaCGGTTCATTCAATTCtctgcagaaaattttttctttattttcctTTGGTTTGaagttaatattttattctgaTCAAATTGATTTAGAACAGTTATGTATATTTAGAACAATCATATAAATCAAATCTTAAGTTAGCTATACTtatttgtaattaaaaaacaacagGTATAACTTCCGCAAATTCTTTTTGGGAATAAACTagatgaaattaaaaacaatccGTGCTATGATTGTgttcaatttaaataatttatgtaTGCAacttataaaatgttttgggtaaattgaaaactggaaGTTACACCAAAGAATATCAAAACAATGTTCCCATTGGAAATGTCCACAACAACGgactattttcgaaattttttgtgttgaaagCACTCGATTTaaagattttgtttttgcttTCTATTTGTAAAGGGGATCTAGCGTCAAAAGGAATTTCGTATTAAAATACCCAAAATAgggtaaaatttaaaagatacctcaaaagaaaacgaaaaaaacttgggcaagaatgaaaaatttaacattttaaaacgtaattgccaattttaaattaaatggTTTTCATAAGGTCCCTCAAAGCGTACGTGCCTGCCTGTCAATGTGCTTACCTATCTCCTATCTGTCCACATTTTGGTATTTGTAAGTTATAGATTTACGTGGCACAGCTGAAACTCTTTACaagtttaacatttttagtttataGTAATCATTTATTATAAAGTTGCAAACGTTTCTACACAAGAAGAGGCTCGCATTTAAGACAGACATAAAAGCGGTCTTGGTTCTATTTGGAAagcctgaaatttattttaaacatttttcatttgaaacaaaCAACTGATATTAAAATGTGCTAGACTGTGCTCAGTTGGACTTAAAATAGGCACATGATTATTTGATTTgtaattctagaattttcactgatttcATAGTCATACTTGTTTAGATGACGTCGTTTAACCGTCATTTGACATATCTTTTTTTCGGTACTCGAGACCTTTCGATTCGTTGATCACTGTCCCAAATTCTCTGAAAGTCGTTGTCTGATTTGCATAACATAATccatttttctcttcaaaaaatcaaacgttGTTCATGTCCATGCCAtttcaatttctctgaaataacTAGTCTATCTGTTGTCATTCGATCTGTATTTGGTCACTTCCTATGGTTTTCGggtcattttcagacaaactgttgtatttcgaattttgatgtatgaattcaaaaatagaatcCGCCTTCTATTATCAGTCatatttgttttcattattctcagttttcaaaatgagttCCCTCATGTTTGACTATAAAACCGCACGTTTTCCATTCATTCTTGatcatttcaaaacatttatgCATGTATCATATCCTTTTTTAAACTTCTCTattacaatttccaaaatttataaatattttctctaattttttagcaatcaaataaaaaatgacaCGAGCTCGAAAAGTTCAATGGgcggatgatgatgatgagacTGTGGAGAATCAGAAGATATCCTCATCAAACTCAGAATGcctcaaaaaatctaattcaaTCACAAAGAAGTTGGTACAAGTCAGAAATTATAGTGGATATGCTGAATCACATGCTGATGGTAATTTTTTACTCATTCATCCAAACTTATGACATTTATTTaaataccgtttttttttgaactcacAATTTAAGGATTCGAAAGCTGAAAAGCACCATTAGGAAGTTTATttaaatgtattaaaaaataggaCAAAAATCGATCAAGCGTTTGGCAAGTTGtccattttttcagagttttgagAAATGTTGGGCatatcgtgaaaaaaaaaattattttgttcgaattctaaaattatgtGAGAGAAACAGAGTAAGCGTGACGTTTTGaccgaaataaaaattttctttcaattacATATATTAGCATCATATAATCAAACTATTGTACTTACAATTAGCATcaataattctaaatttctattCAATGTTTCAACTCTTGTTAATGAAAACAAGCAACCTCAAGCACATAACAATTGTCCAAAAATTAGTATTACGCTTTTCCGTCTACTCAGCCTAggtacctgcctacctaccctATTTCTGTATTATCCTAAAAATGCCTCctaaaattagcaattttctaatagaagaaatacggaaaaattttttgtaatgtaGCAATCTTTGGAGCACTTGCTGCAAAACGACAAATATCAACAAAATGACCAACACCACGGAAGTATTAAAccgatattttttaatttgtttcaaactaAAACTGGTTTATGTTTctaggaaataaaaatttaaattttagagaaaatcgTAGAATCATCTCCTGTTCAACGGAAGACTCGAAAATTCGACAGAAATTTGTCAACAGTTCACGAAGAGGAAGATGATGTTAATGAAAGCAGTgatgaaaatgtttagattctataaatttattattttattaaaataattgtgTCTGCAAATACGTCGATGTGAAAGTTGTTTTTCAATATGACGCCATGAATGTTATCATGCGGAGTATCACTGTTTTCTTACttgtttttcatttccaacgataattcgaaaataaataacaatattttgtacatttgaacaatatttgttttattccttttattccattttttgcaacttatttatttatttattttgatttttgctagaaatataaaaattatgaagctggaaaaatggaaacacGAACATATTGTTTTATTAATATGTAATAAGCGTTTGGGACATCATATATAACAAAATGACTTCATCAAAATCTTGTCTCAGGACGTTTTGCCAACCATTCCTTCAATTTCGGAGTCTCGattattttttcacgaaattcttttaaaagtttatcgTTTTCAATATCCAACAACTCGGCATTAATCAACGTTGTCAAATTATCAGCAATCACTAAATCTGCCCATGTTAATTCATTTCCAACAAGATATCCTGATGAACTTTTCTCGAGAATCGCTTTCAAGTAGGCAGTGTAAGTTTTGACTGCTGGTTTAATAACTTCTTCTCGgatgtttttctgaaattttttttaattcaagatCAAAATGCTACTCACCAATATTTCCTCGGATTCGCCGGAAAGTACGGCaatcacaaattttctgaagctCTCAATGAAATCTTTGAAAGTATCGACTACCTCATCAGCTTGAAGTTCCTCCTCTGCAGTTTGACcaacaaaacataaaaaatcacACTTTTAAAGCAACGAAATAAGGAAAATATTCATACCAAATTTTCTAGCCAAGTATCGCGCGATGGCAGTTGACTGAGAGAATTGAGCTCCGTCTATGCACAAAATTGGAACTTGTCCACTAGGAAAagctgcaaaatttaaaatttttcatagtaaTATTGactaatcaacaaaaaaacttacttggTTTCAATTGAGAAAACTTCTCCTCATTGATTCGTTCATCTTCAAACTCTACTCCAGCCATATGAAATAGTTGccttgaaatttcagcaagTCCGCGTGCATTAAAATAAGTCAACTTATAGTGAACCATTTTTACGATGAAatgaagaaattcgaaaaacaaaatgaaatggCTCAGGAGACACAGACAGTTGGAGCAACTGGCCAGATGCACACTTATCTATAGAGTAAATAACAAATTTAGTTTGTCGAACAACACTTTATTGTGCTTTTAAACTTTACTAtataattgtaaatttttgggatttcaaatattctttcaattttggagtattcacaattttctgataaaaacattcaaatgtGGTTCTTTCTCTGCAAATAAACGAATATTAATCAAAGTTGACAGATTATCAGCTATTTGTAGATCGGCCCATGTCAAATCATCACCAACCAGGAAACCGGATTTACTTCTaagtaatattttattaagAGCAATAAAGTAATTCTTGATTGCTGGTTTAACAATATCTCGTTTCATTCTTTCCTTAAATATTGgtaattttcataaaagttgCTTAGTTTGTTTGTTTGCATACTTTCTCATATTCTGGATATCCATGTATAACAGCAAAAAAGAACTGTCGAAAAGTTAGCATAAAATCCTTGAACAAATCAATAATTGAATCAACTTGCATTTCTTCAGTCGGTGTTTTTCCAGAGTAACCtgagtttaaaaatatgaactttCTTAACTTATTATTGATATACCGCATTTCGCTTATTATTGTTGTACGCAAGACTTTTATTGAATTAGTAAGTAGGAAGTGGATGACAATGAGTACAAGGGTATTTTTGATTGCTTATACTGACATTTCACCTAAAACTCAGCAAAGCTGCGCAGTATTTTAAACTAGACGTATAAAAATTATGGGAATTCTAATTAAAAATCTATAGAGAATTCAAATAAACCATCTTTGAAATCTTAAATCTTTTTGCAGTAAGTTTCACGCAAGAAGAGATAGAAGACTTTCAAGAATCCAATACTAATTGGGACTGCAAAACGGtatgatttttgtgaattacTATTGGAGATGAAATGCTGGGTGAAACTAACGGGGAAAATATGGTAAACctatttgaaatcaaaaacttattGTGATCCGACTTTTATAGctcattttgttgaaaaaaaactcaccatatTGTCGAGCTAAAAATCTTCCGATTGAAGCCGACTGTGAAATCATAACTCCATCAATCTCCAATACTGGAAGTTGTCCAGATggcaaatttgatttcaaagatTTGAATTCTTCCCTACTGACTCGAAAATCTTCAAACGAAACATCTCCCAGATAAAACAATTGTCTGATGACTTCACCTAATCCTCGAACATCGAAACACATCAGTTTATAGTGAACCATTTTTGCAGACTAAAAATAACTACTCTGCCAGTGTTTAATTTATAGATGCAATTTGtcactattttcattttatatcGACCAACCCATTCACACTTCACTAATCGTGTTAAAACTCaattagtggaaaatttgaaattctatgAAACTTTCATTTGCGACAAAAGAttgttgttttcttcaaaccaaaaatttatcaatgggaaaatgagATAGACAAGAACTGGGAAAAAAGTCGAGGTTAataatttaaagaaatattgaatattCGGCGCCATAATATTAACgaaaataaccaaaatatGCCCAATTATTATCCAAAAAGATTAGAAGTTGGCAAACCTTGGGCAAGAATTTCCAGAGATTGCACTAAAGTTGTAGCCAAGTTTGATCCAACTTTATCCAATCTTTTACTAAAATTATCCTTAAgactatttaaattttagatagAGAATTGGCGAGAGTTAGATCCCACTTGGATATGACTTATAGTTAGCCTAACCTGAAGCTATTGCTTGCTTGATCATTTGGTTTATCGCTTTGCTACTTGGATAACCAGCTCCAATAGTTGTTATTTTTGcttttgtcatcatttttccaCGATTTACACTCTCAAGTGAAACCAACTGTTCTTTGATGCCAGACGATGACATTACACTTGataagaaaatatatataaactggaattaaaaacaattgataCATCGATTCAATTACTGAATTCTAATTATGCCAAACTATAAGCTATTGTATTTTGATGCTCGTGCTCTTGCTGAGCCAATCCGTATCATGTTTGCAATGCTCAATGTGCCTTACGAGGATTATAGAGTTTCAGTGGAAGAATGGTCAAAGCTGAAGCCAAGTGAGTGAAGCCATGATTatttttataacaattttcaacttttcaaatttccagcgaCTCCATTTGGCCAGCTTCCCATTTTACAAGTCGATGGAGAACAATTCGGTCAGTCAATGTCTATCACAAGATACTTGGCAAGAAAATTTGGTAaggttttgttgtttttctttttaaaatgtttaaacatCTAGGACTCGCTGGAAAAACTGCAGAGGAAGAAGCTTACGCTGATTCAATTGTAGATCAATACAGAGATTTCATATTCTTTTTCCGTCAATTCACTTCTTCCGTTTTCTATGGAAGTGACGCTGATCATATTGTAAGCATTCTTAAAATAGCATCTTAATTTGGGTATCCTATTCTAGAACAAAGTACGTTTTGAAGTTGTTGAACCAGCCCGTGATGATTTCTTGGCAATAATCAATAAGTTCCTGGCCAAGAGTAAATCAGGATTCCTCGTTGGAGACTCATTGACTTGGGCTGATATTGTGATTGCTGACAATTTGACAAGTCTCCTGAAGAATGGATTCTTAGATTTCAACAAAGAAAAGAAGTTGGAAGAGTTCTATAACAAGATTCATTCAATTCCAGAAATTAAGAATTACGTGGCAACAAGAAAGGATAGTATTGtttaaaatcgaattatttAAGTCTGAATTATGTATGTAGTAAAATAATATCGTTCCTATCACGTCTCCCAGAgagcgtaataaattattattatgtGTTTATCCTGAAGCACCGAACTATCTAATTATCAAAtatctttgaaaatattaaaatgttattCTTAAAGATCCAGTTTGGGAAAAACTATGGCAGTGACAGAAAGTGGCAGGATTTGAGTAAttggcattttatttttattattatacaAAACTTGTTCGCTTGAGTCttaataaatattcaatcTGCAgattaaaacagaaaaacagaaCATATACttggaaaaagtttattgTTTAGAAACCCAGTTCACACATCCTATGGATTGTACTCGATTGGAAGGTTCTTGCGACGAACCATACCGTCTCCTTGGAACCATTCACGACGGAATTGTTTGGCAGCGCCATCCGGGGTGTTGGTCCACTCAACAGTGATACGGTCGTTGTTGGTATCCTCTTGTCCGAAGGCAAAAGCATCGCAGGAAACAGCAAGAAGCACAGCTTCCTTTGGGTCGAAAACTCCACATGGTGGATCAACTCCAAGTCTCTTCATATTGGTGGTCTTGATACCATATCCAATACGACGAGCCGATGAGTTGATCACCTTGATGTGGTCGGTGTGCTTGTCATCGTATGGAGCATTGAAGACAATCTTGGTACCCGGTTGGGTTTGGATGTCTCCTGGTGGGACGGATTGGGCCATGGCGACTTGTTGAAGGAGTTATGAGAACTCGCACTGAAGATTATGACAAAATCTGCCCAATTTATAGCAAGCTTCTCATCACTGCCCCAGATCTTTGTTCTAGATTTGTCATGTAGAGttcacagaaaaatggaaaatagtTATTTAGAATAATGATGAATTTGATTTATTCTAGAAACTCGTTACATTTCACACCGGAATAATTAATTAGTGGTTTAACAAAACACATTTCAGCTGGATTCTTAATTCACTAAAAAGCTGTGCTTCTTGCTGTTTTCTGCGATGCTTTTGCCTTCGGACAAGAGGATACCAACAAAGACCGTATCACTCTTGAGTGGACCAACACCCCGGATGGTGCTGCCAAGCAATTCCGTCGTGAATGGTTCCAGGGGTATGGTTCGTCGTAAGAACCTCCCAATCGAGTACAACCCATAGAGTCCTTgtgaaataaaatagttttttatgcATGCTTGTTCTTTCTTTGAAACTAAATGTAGCCTCACTTGAGTTTTACTCACTGTTTAATTCAGACTTTAATAATTCCattttaaacaatattatCCTTTCTTGTTGCCACATAATTCTTAATTTCTGGAATTGAATGAATCTTGTTATAGAACTCTTCCAACTTCTTTTCTTTGTTGAAATCTAAGAATCCATTCTTCAGGAGACTTGTCAAATTGTCAGCAAGACAGTGCAAGACCGAAGCATGATTTGGAGGAGATGTAGTTCCATATTATTCAATGAGTCTAGCATTATTGATGAGCAACCACGATCTCCGACTATTTCAGAAACTGATTTAACAGAATTCTCGAACTTAGTACAACTCCTTGTTTTCGTGTCATTTCAACCATTCAATCAAACCGctgaacacttttttctaCGGTCATTGGACATTTATCCGCCAGTCACAATCTAATTGAACGGTCAAAAACCACAGAACAtagaaaaatgatgacaacCCTTGAAGTTAGAGTTGGTTGTTAGAGAAACatgagaaaacatttgaaaatgtgttgtaAACAAtgagtttttcattttattgagTGGTAACCTCACACACCATGAtctagttttcaaatataaccgctgtgatttttcaattgcaattgaaatatttgatttcGTTCCTTTTATACGTTCCTTTATTTATATCCtcaccaaaaaattggtattcccaaaaaaaacttatttactGTACATATTTGAGTTTTCTCTATAAAAATTAGACTACGCGTAGTTCATTAAATCGTTAATACGTTCATTAAATcgttaaaacattaaaacgtTCATTAAGTCGTTAATAAATCTCAGAATAATTATTCTAGACTTGTTTCCTTGGTTGCAAAAGACGTTGCAAATGCGCTTCACTGAAGTCTcccagtttttattttttctagaaaattgagctagctagctcaatttttctcaatttcagattaatcTTCTTCAGAAATGAGTTtattacttcttttttttccttcaccTGTTCATACTCATTCTTTCAGAAATGGCACCAAAAACTATCTTCATTACCGGAGCAAACAGAGGAATTGGATTGGGGCTTGTAAGAGAGCTCTTGAAAGTTCCAGGCGTCGAAGCTCTTGTTGCTGGAGCAAGAAATATCGATGGAGCTAAAGTAagttgtaacttttttttggatatttaaacatattttctaTTCCAGGAGCTTCAATCTCTCGCAAAAGCTGATGCTCGTCTTCACTTGATCGCAGTTGACGTTTCCAACGATGGAAGTCTCGAGAATTCTGTTAAATCAGTTTCTGGAATAGTCGGAGATCGTGGTCTGAACTTGCTCATTAATAATGCTGGACTCATTGAATCATATGGAACTACATCTGCTCCAAATCGTGCTTCGGTCTTGCACTGTATCGATGTGAATGCTGTCAGCGCACTGCTAGCTTCGCAggtaaatattattatttaaataataataaattctCATTTTGCAGCATTTCCTTCCTCTTCTCCAAAAAGCAGCTAGCCACGTCTCTGGAGATTCCCTCACACCTGACCGTGCCGCAATCGTGAACATTGGCTCTGACTGTGCATCACAAGCACTCAATCTGCGTGGATCCGGTCCGTCGAACTCACTTCTTGCCTACAAAATGAGCAAAGTTGCTATGTTAAGCTTCTCTCGCTCGATGGCTGCAGACTTCAAGCGTCTCGAAATTCCAGTTCTGATCACCAATATTCACCCAGGATGGGTGCAGACAGACATGGGAGGATCGAATGCTGAAATTTCGGTAGGAATGTCGTGACTGGTATAATTTTCACTGTGTAATGCTTTCAGGTTGACGAGTCtgttacaaaaattgttgcgAGCATTGCAAAGCTGAATGGTGGTCACCAAGGAGGTCTC includes:
- the K08F4.5 gene encoding uncharacterized protein (Confirmed by transcript evidence), coding for MSSLAEIHGLAQLLVLVFTLVVTAHLCGKKGAKNKKKEDKTKAMSAIKTTTMGSTTANMHPAEPVVEKKEEPKEKVPEKKEEEKKDATKKEEAKEEKKEEERKEEKKEESKEGEKKNSGEEKKNSGDEKKEEGGKKDDAKDGEKKEEAKEGDKKDEDQKPKKEIVPEVFKRTSKEKAIADGVKKKKTDYPTMEDVPSDWESEKKKKKKTEADDKE
- the K08F4.12 gene encoding Ovule protein (Confirmed by transcript evidence), encoding MTRARKVQWADDDDETVENQKISSSNSECLKKSNSITKKLVQVRNYSGYAESHADEKIVESSPVQRKTRKFDRNLSTVHEEEDDVNESSDENV
- the gst-3 gene encoding Glutathione S-transferase 3 (Confirmed by transcript evidence) encodes the protein MVHYKLTYFNARGLAEISRQLFHMAGVEFEDERINEEKFSQLKPTFPSGQVPILCIDGAQFSQSTAIARYLARKFGFVGQTAEEELQADEVVDTFKDFIESFRKFVIAVLSGESEEILKNIREEVIKPAVKTYTAYLKAILEKSSSGYLVGNELTWADLVIADNLTTLINAELLDIENDKLLKEFREKIIETPKLKEWLAKRPETRF
- the gst-2 gene encoding Glutathione S-transferase 2 (Confirmed by transcript evidence), translated to MVHYKLMCFDVRGLGEVIRQLFYLGDVSFEDFRVSREEFKSLKSNLPSGQLPVLEIDGVMISQSASIGRFLARQYGYSGKTPTEEMQVDSIIDLFKDFMLTFRQFFFAVIHGYPEYEKERMKRDIVKPAIKNYFIALNKILLRSKSGFLVGDDLTWADLQIADNLSTLINIRLFAEKEPHLNVFIRKL
- the gst-4 gene encoding Glutathione S-transferase 4 (Confirmed by transcript evidence) is translated as MPNYKLLYFDARALAEPIRIMFAMLNVPYEDYRVSVEEWSKLKPTTPFGQLPILQVDGEQFGQSMSITRYLARKFGLAGKTAEEEAYADSIVDQYRDFIFFFRQFTSSVFYGSDADHINKVRFEVVEPARDDFLAIINKFLAKSKSGFLVGDSLTWADIVIADNLTSLLKNGFLDFNKEKKLEEFYNKIHSIPEIKNYVATRKDSIV
- the msp-38 gene encoding Major sperm protein 38 (Confirmed by transcript evidence), which codes for MAQSVPPGDIQTQPGTKIVFNAPYDDKHTDHIKVINSSARRIGYGIKTTNMKRLGVDPPCGVFDPKEAVLLAVSCDAFAFGQEDTNNDRITVEWTNTPDGAAKQFRREWFQGDGMVRRKNLPIEYNP
- the dhs-12 gene encoding NAD(P)-binding protein (Confirmed by transcript evidence), whose translation is MAPKTIFITGANRGIGLGLVRELLKVPGVEALVAGARNIDGAKELQSLAKADARLHLIAVDVSNDGSLENSVKSVSGIVGDRGLNLLINNAGLIESYGTTSAPNRASVLHCIDVNAVSALLASQHFLPLLQKAASHVSGDSLTPDRAAIVNIGSDCASQALNLRGSGPSNSLLAYKMSKVAMLSFSRSMAADFKRLEIPVLITNIHPGWVQTDMGGSNAEISVDESVTKIVASIAKLNGGHQGGLFNRELEEMPL